The Halocalculus aciditolerans genome window below encodes:
- a CDS encoding universal stress protein → MYDRILLSTDGTVASEDAETHALELTAAHNAVLHVLYVVDEDVVTAYSGDEYVDEAEGPEHGLEEHGEETLSELRRRAAETDVDVETAMQHGRPAETIVDHADDCDADLLVLGTKRRPDEYRALLGSVTDRVLRLTTRPATVVKTEVSE, encoded by the coding sequence ATGTACGACCGAATTCTCCTGTCGACCGATGGAACTGTTGCGTCTGAAGATGCTGAAACGCATGCACTCGAGCTCACAGCCGCTCACAACGCAGTCCTCCATGTGCTCTACGTCGTTGACGAGGATGTCGTAACTGCGTACAGCGGGGACGAGTACGTCGACGAAGCCGAAGGTCCCGAACACGGTCTCGAAGAACACGGCGAGGAGACGCTTTCCGAACTCCGACGTCGAGCCGCAGAAACCGATGTCGATGTCGAGACGGCAATGCAACATGGCCGCCCCGCTGAGACCATCGTGGACCACGCAGACGACTGTGACGCCGATCTCCTCGTGCTCGGTACCAAACGCCGGCCGGACGAATATCGTGCGTTGCTCGGAAGTGTCACCGACCGCGTCCTTCGGCTGACGACGCGTCCGGCAACCGTCGTGAAAACCGAAGTCAGCGAGTAG
- a CDS encoding SHOCT domain-containing protein, with protein MALTHATVPDAMMWGWHDGMWNDGHMAGWGSWGWGMMLFGLLWMALLVAVPLGFIYWLGTRSQSNGPAEDSALAVLQERYARGEIDDEEFDRRRARLTPDDGR; from the coding sequence ATGGCGCTAACACACGCGACTGTCCCAGATGCAATGATGTGGGGCTGGCACGACGGGATGTGGAACGACGGCCACATGGCCGGATGGGGTAGCTGGGGCTGGGGGATGATGCTGTTCGGGCTCCTGTGGATGGCACTCCTCGTCGCCGTCCCCCTCGGTTTCATCTACTGGCTGGGAACGCGGTCGCAATCGAACGGCCCCGCTGAGGATAGCGCACTCGCCGTCCTCCAAGAGCGGTACGCCCGTGGCGAGATCGACGACGAGGAGTTTGACCGCCGTCGCGCCCGTCTCACACCAGATGATGGACGGTAA
- a CDS encoding DoxX family protein, which produces MSTLDSGMNQLESRVGGLTVGGKVHSLSAWFVLALRLMMGYAFAYSGFTKITGEFAAGGYLSNVAATNGNPLAGMFAWMGSTPWFVEFANVAVPWGELFIGLGLLVGAFVRLAAFFGALMMLMFYFGNWDMGHGFINGDFAYMLVFLAVAAFAAGRILGLDQYIENYDVGGETLVERYPALEYILG; this is translated from the coding sequence ATGTCCACACTCGACTCCGGCATGAACCAGCTCGAGAGCAGAGTCGGCGGCCTGACCGTCGGCGGGAAAGTCCACAGCCTCAGCGCGTGGTTCGTGCTCGCGCTCCGGCTCATGATGGGGTACGCGTTCGCGTACTCCGGGTTCACGAAGATCACCGGCGAGTTCGCCGCCGGCGGCTACCTGTCGAACGTCGCGGCGACCAACGGCAACCCGCTCGCGGGCATGTTCGCGTGGATGGGGAGCACGCCGTGGTTCGTCGAGTTCGCGAACGTCGCCGTGCCGTGGGGCGAGCTGTTCATCGGCCTCGGCCTGCTCGTCGGCGCGTTCGTCCGCCTCGCGGCGTTCTTCGGCGCGCTCATGATGCTCATGTTCTACTTCGGGAACTGGGACATGGGTCACGGGTTCATCAACGGGGACTTCGCGTACATGCTCGTGTTCCTCGCGGTCGCCGCGTTCGCCGCGGGCCGCATCCTGGGCCTCGACCAGTACATCGAGAACTACGACGTCGGCGGCGAGACGCTCGTCGAGCGCTACCCCGCCCTCGAATACATCCTCGGCTAA
- a CDS encoding ArsR/SmtB family transcription factor translates to MTEESDPSEIFATLDDEYARDILVATKTDRLSAKELSEECDMSRPTVSRRVTRLVEQGLLEEYTHVDPGGRHYSEYEARLERIEVLLQAEGFDVQIDVRADPADRITTIFEEMRGD, encoded by the coding sequence GTGACTGAGGAGTCCGACCCGTCGGAAATCTTCGCTACACTCGACGACGAGTACGCTCGCGACATCCTCGTGGCGACGAAGACCGACCGACTGTCTGCGAAGGAACTCAGCGAGGAATGTGACATGTCACGCCCGACCGTCTCGCGCCGTGTCACCCGCCTCGTCGAGCAGGGCCTCCTCGAAGAGTATACGCACGTCGACCCCGGAGGACGGCACTACAGCGAGTACGAGGCTCGTCTCGAACGTATTGAAGTCCTCCTCCAGGCAGAGGGCTTCGATGTCCAGATCGATGTCCGGGCGGACCCCGCCGACCGGATTACGACCATCTTCGAGGAGATGCGGGGAGACTGA